One Labilithrix sp. genomic window, GAGGCCGAGGACGCGGCGGCGGCCGTTCACGACGACGATGTGCTCGTCGAGCGCGGGGCGGCGTGCGGCGTGGCCGAGCCGGCGCCGGAGCGAGATCGCCACGCAGACGGCGCGGCGGAAGGAGAACACGCCCTCGACGAACGGCGGCGTGTCCGGCAGCGGCGTGATCGCCACACGTGGCGCGATCTCGACGACGCGCTCGATACGGACGGCGTAGGCCGCGTCCGCGACCGAGAAACGGAGAACATGCACGTAGGCGACCCCGCAAGGTACGTGCACATTCCACGCCCGTCGATGCGATCAGCGACCGCCGCAGCCGGCGTCCGGGTGCGCGTCGAGGCGCGCCTTCACGTCGTCGAACAGCGCGGCGAGGAGGCGCTGTCCCATGACGACGTTGCCTTCGCGCGAGAGGTGCACGCGATCGGAGGCGGCGAGGCCCCGCTTCATGAACTCGAGGAACGCCCCGTCGCCGCCCATCGCGGCGCGGAAGTCCCAGAACGCGGCGTCGTTCTCGGCCGCGACCTCGCGGAGCTGCTTCACGAGGGCCATGATGCGCGGATCGGTCTTCTGCGAGCCGTGCTTCTCGGAGTCGGGCGGCGAGACGAGGACGACGGGGACGCCGGGGAGCGCGTCGCGGATCTGCTTGATCGTGTCCGTCGCCCACCCGCGGTTCGGCTCGAGCCACATCGAGTTCATGCCGAGCCACACGAAGACGACGTCGTACGCGCGCCGCTCGAGCTGCGCCTTGCGGATGACGGGCTCGGTCAGCATCCAGCGCTGGAAGTTCAGCGCGCCCGCGCCGAGCGAGTCGACGACGACGCCGCCGTTCGGATCGTCGCGCTCGAGCGTGGTGCCGTAGAGGCGCACCGCCTGATCGCCTTTGACGACGCACTTGATCTCGTGCGGCCCGTCCGGCGCCTCGACCGTCTCGAACCCCGCCTCGTAGTCGGCGGCGGCGGTGCGCACCGTCTTCTGCAACTTTCCGTCGAGGAGGAGATCGAACGAGCCGCCGCGCGGCCGCTTCAGGAAGTACACATCGAAGCGGCTCACGCTCCGCCCCACCTTCGCGTCGGCGCCGGCGGTGCCGGCCCACGCCGCGGCGCCGGGCTTGCTGCTCTCGGCCGCCATGTTCGCGAAGCCGTAGCGGTGGCCGACGACGGGATCGGTCGTGCAGTCGAACTGCTTCCAGAGCGGCCACGTGCCGTGATGATGCACGTCCTCGTGCGAGTACCAGGCCCACGGCCGCGCGAGGCCGACGAAGCCGTGACCGGCGTCGCCGAAGCGTCCTTGCAGCGAGCGGCGGAGGTGGCCGGTGAGGAAATCGGAGGTGAGGTTCGAGTCGCCGTAGAAGCCGATCCGGACCGGCTTCTTCGAGGTGCCGCGCGCGAGGGCGAGCAGCTTGTCCTCGAAGGACGCGAGGGAGCCGCTCGGGTCCTCGAGCTTCGGGACGTCGGCGGTGATGACCTTCTTGTCGACCTCGAACGGCGCGATCTTCGCGGCGTCGGGCGCGGGGCACGCGGGCGCGGGCGGCGGCGCGGCCTTCTCGGCCGCCGACGCGGTCGCGGTCGCGGTCGCGGCTTCCGCGGCGGGCACGACGCGGTCGACCTTGCTCTTGCAGGCGGCGAGGAGCGCAGCAAAAACCACGAGGCGACGCACGGGCCAACGAGCCTAGCAAGGGGAGCGGGAGCGCAAAAAATTGTGTAGCCTCGTGAGGCAAGGAGCCACGGAGTCACCTTGAGGTCACCTTGAGCGAACCGCCCCTCGCCGCGCTTCGTGCGCTCGTCTCTGCGGCGGCCTCCGAGCCCGCGGAGGCGACGGTGTCGCTGCGCGATCGCCTGCTCGCTTCGCGCACGCGGAAGGGACGCTACGGCCTCTTCGTCGATCGCGTCGCGCGGCTCTTCGATCTCCCTGTCCCCGAGACCGAGGCGCTGCTCGCGCGCATCGAGTCCGACGAGGCGTGGGGTCCCTTCCTCGTGCCGGGGACCGCCATCATCCCGGTCGTGGCGGGTCCCAGGCGCGCGGGCGCGATCGCGACGATGGTGCGCGTCGCGCCGGGGGTCACCTTCCCCGAGCACACACATCGCGGGGTCGAGACGATGGTCGTCGTCGACGGCGGGTTCGTCGAGGCGGGCTCGCCGGTCGAGACCTGGCGCGGCGAGGAGATCACGCGCGACGACGGCACCTCGCACGCGCTCGTGGGCCTGCCCGGCGTGCCGTGCGTCGCGGCGGTGCTCATCACCGGCCACGCCGACTTCGCGTGACGCGCGGCCGGGACCGCACGCTCCCACGCCCTACGCTCTCCCACGCCCCTACCACGCTCCACGCTCACCAGGCGTAGATCGCGACCTCGACCGTCGACGGCGCCGTGACGACGGCGGCGCGGCGGTGACCGCGCGCGTGGCGCTCGCACGCGTACTCCTCGTGCATCTTCTCGTCCTCGCCCGCGACGAAGATGATGAACGGCGCGGGGCTCCCGCAGTCGAAGCAGAGGCCGTCGGTGGTACGGTCTTCGTCGTCGGGGGTCGTGGCGGCGCTCGCGGCGGTCGTGGCGGTCGTGGCGGTCGTGGCGGTCATGCCCGATCGTTCATGCATCGCGCGCGCCGAGGAGGACGCCGCGCTCACCGAGGTCGGCGAGGAGCCGCGCCGCGCCGGCGAGCACATCCGCGTCGAGGGCAGAGCCCGCCGCCGCCGCGACGGCGGGCCCGAGCGGCTCGCCCGCGACGAGGCGCTCGAGGATCGCGGCCGCGAGCGGGGTGAGCTCGAGGAAGCGCGCGACGTGCACGGCGTCGCGGTACACGAGGATGTGGACGGGGCGCTCTTCGGGCTCCGCCGCGGCGTCGTTGGCGAGGGCGTTCACGGCCCAGGCGAGCCGCGTGAGCGCGAGCGGCTCGGCGAAGACGAGCGGGCGATCCGCGGTGACGTCGAGGAGCCCCTCCGGCGCCTTCGCCCGCGGCGCGACGCCGATCGTGAAGTCGAGGAGCTCGAGCTCGGCGTGGTCGGCGAGCCAGCGCGGCAGCCGCGTATCGGCGCGCCAGCGCGGCGCGGCGAACGCGAGGAACTCGCTGGGGACGTCGCGGAGGTGCGGCGTGCGCGGCCCGACCTCGTCGAGGAACGCGTCGACGCTGCGGCCGAGCTCGCCGGGCGCGTGGACCTCGAGTCGCGCCTTGGTCCTGGCGAGCATCGCCCCGATGACGGAGGTCACGTTGTGGCGAACGAGCCGCCGGTAGAGTCGCAGCCGGCTCGGCGTGAGCGCGGCCGCGTCTTCGCGCGCGATCCCCTCGAACGACAGCTCGGCCCCTTCGCGCCCCAAGCACGCCCGCGCGATGAGCCGCTGGATCTTCTCCGTGCTCACCGCGCCGCCGCCTTCTTCGTCGCGCGCTCGTAGATCGCCTCGAGCGTCCGCACCTCTTCGAGCAGCGTCGCGAGCGGCGGGATCGCCTGATCGCGCTCGAGCAGCACCGGCACGGGCCCGGTCCTCTCGAGCGTGCGCTCGAGCAGCGCGAGGACGGCGTCGTCGACGTCGGCGCCGTGCGTGTCGATGATGATGCGCCCGTCTTCTTCGTCGAACCACTCGTGCCCGGCGACGTGGATCTGCACGACGCGGTCGAGCGGCACGGTCCGCATCCACGCGTCGACGTCGAACCCGAAGTTCGTCGCGTTCACGTAGGCGTTGTTCACGTCGAGCATGAGCCCGCAACCGGCGCGCTCGCAGACGCGCGCGATGAACTCGGCTTCATCCATGTCCCGCGTCCCGGGATGCAGGTACGAGCTCACGTTCTCGATCGCGAACGGCACCCCGATCGCGTCCTGCGCCTGCTTGATCCGGTCCGCGATCCGCTCGACCTCGCCCGCCTTGAACGCGAGCGGGAGGAGGTCATGGAGGATGACACCCTCGGCGCTGCTGAAGCAGAGGTGGTCCGAGTGCCAAGGGCTCCCCACCCGCGCGATGAACGCCCGCAGCCCCGCGAGGTAGTCGCCGCGGAGCGGATCGGTCCCGCCGACGCTCATCGTCAGCCCATGCGTGACGATCGGCCAAACCTCCTTCACCCGCTCGAGCGCCTCGTCGTAGTACCCCCCCCGCCCCATGTAATTCTCGGGCGAGACCTCGACGAAAGACACCGCCGGCGGCACCTCCAGCATCTCGTCGAGCAGCTCCCACCGCAGCCCCACCCCAACCCCGGCGATCCGCCCCCCGCCCCTCACGCTCCGTCCCCGCCCGTCACGCGCCCCTCCACCCGTCGCGCGCCGGCCCCGCCCGTCACGCGCCCCTCCACCGCCGCACGCCAGCCCCGCCCGTGTCCTCCCGCCGGGTGCCGCCGTTGCACGCGCCATCATGATGCACAACCACGGTTGCGCATTTGCACAACCACGGTTGGGTATTTTCACAACCTCGGTTGTGCATCGCGTCGGCCGCGCGCCGTGGCGGGTTACTTCTTCGCGGCGCAGGTGCCCGCGCCGCAGCTGGCGGCGCCGGTGGCCTTCTTGGTCGGGGTCGGGGCCGCCGGCTTCTTCGCGTCGGTCGCCTTCTTGTCGTCCTTCTTCGCCGCGTCCTTCGCCGGCTCCGCCGCGGCCGGCTTCGCCTCCGGCGCCGGATCGGGCGCCGCGACGTTGGGCGTGGGGGGGGCCGCCGCGGCGCCGGCGCCGGCGGCAGCGGCCGTGTCCGGCTTCGCGCCGCAGCCCGCCGCGCCCTGGCCTGCGCCGCAGCCCGCCGCGCCCTTGCCCGCGCCGCACTGGTGCTCGCCCTTCGGCGCCTCGCCGGAGGGACCGCTCGGGGCGCTCGTCTCCGTCGCGTTCACGGGCGACGCCGCCGGCTTCTCCTCGCCGCCGCAGGCAGCGAGCGCCACGCTCGTTCCGAGAACGGCGAGCGCTCCCGCGATCTTCTCAACGGACAGATTCGGCATGGTCGTCTCCCTCTCTTCTGACCTTCGACGTCGAAACGGTAACACTCAGGGCGCCGCCTTGGCGCGCAAATCCAGGGTGATGTCCGCGTTGTCTGCGACCTTGGTGCCGAGCAGATGGAAGGACTGCTTCGCGATCTTTCCGAGGCCGTCGCGCGGCTTCACCTCGTGATCGGCGAGCACGACACGGAAGGGCTTCCGCGACTTGATCGCGATCCACGACGGCTTCGTCGCGTCGCCGCCGGAGGGATAGTGGAGCTTCAGCTCGACCTCGGCCTCCCGCTCCACCTTGTGGCCGTGGACGAGGAGATCGCCCCGCGTCACGAGCGTGACGACGCGCACGTCGTCGGAGCCGTCCTTCTCCGCGGGCAGCTTCGTCACGTCGTTCGCGCTCACCTTGTCGATCGCGCGGATGGCGTAGACCGCGTAGCGGTTCGCCTCCTTGACCTTGTCGTCGACCTTGCCTTCCTCGCCGTCGGCGACCTCGAGCCACGTCCGCGCGTGCGTCGTCTGCGACTTGTTCTTCGCTTCCTCGGGGAAGGTGCTCGTCGTCAGCGTCGTGAGGTCCATCTTCACCTCGCCGCGCGATGCGGTGAGGTTCGTGAGATCGACGTCGAGCGTGCCGGCGCCGCCTGTCGCCGTCGCCTTGATCTTCTCCTTCGGAGCCTCCATCTCGATCGACGTCTTGCTCTCGGGATCGATCGTGAACTTCGTGCTCGTCCCTCCGGGCGGCGGGAGCGACGGGGCGAGCGAGCTCACCGCCGGCGCCGGCGACGTCTTCTTTTCGTCGCACCCCGACGCGAGAAGGAGCAGGCCAAGCCAAGGAGCGAAACGCGTCATGCCGCTACTCTACGCGGCGAGGAGCGGTCCGGTTTCGGGAATTTTTCGCGCGCGTGCGCTGCGATCAGAACGCTCCGCCGAGCCCGAGCCCCGCGAACGTGGGCGTGATCACCGGCAGCGGAACGAGCCGCGCAGTCTTCGCCTTCGGCGCCGTGAAATAGAGGACCGCGCCGAGACCGACCATCGCGCCCGCGCCCGCGCCGAGGATGATCGCGATGAGCTGGTCGTTCTTCGCGGCGGAGTTCTTGTCGTTGATCGCCGTGACGTAGGCTTGCCGATCGAAGTCCGCCCCGCCCGCCGCCTTCTTCTGATCGAGGCCTTCGAGATCGGTGATCAGCTTGTCGCGCTCGCTCGCTTGATTGAGCCCGAGGATCAGGACGCCGACGGACGCGATGCCGGTGAGGATGCCGGCGCCGCCGACGATGAGCCCGATCGTCCGCTGTCCGCTCCCGTCGCTCGACGGTGCGCCGCCCGTCGCGGCGCCGCCCGCGCCCGGCGTCACGACCGGAGTCCCCGGCTCCGCCGGCGCGTCCTCGAGCGGTCCGAGCTCGACGCGCTCCGTCACCGGCGTGTCGGCGACGACGATCGTCCGCTGCTGCGCCTTCTTGCCCGGCGCGCTCGCCTCGATCGAGTGCTCGCCCGGATCGATCGGGAGCGGCACCTCCTTGCCGGCGAGGGTGACCGTGACCTCGGCGCCGTCGCGCTTGACCACGAGATCGCTCGGCGCGTCCTTCACCGAGATGATCACGTAGTGGAGCTGCGGCTTCAGGCGGTTCGCGGCCTCCTCCGCGCTCTTCTCACGGTCCGGCTGGTGCCGCTGCTGCGCGAGCCCCTGCGCCGAGCGGTACCACGTCCACGCGCTCGCCCACTTCTTCTGCTTCTCGAAGCAGATGGCGAGGTTGATCTGCGTCCCCGGCGACGGGTCGGCCTTGTTGCTCTTGGCGAACGCCTCGCACGCGACGACGAGGTCGTTGCGCTTCATCGCCGCGAGGCCCTCCTCGAAGAGGGTCTCCGCCGCGCTCTCGTCGGCGTATGCCATCGGCGCCGACAGCACGAGCCCCATGAAAACGGCCGCAGCGGAAGCGCTC contains:
- a CDS encoding chemotaxis protein CheW, producing the protein MHVLRFSVADAAYAVRIERVVEIAPRVAITPLPDTPPFVEGVFSFRRAVCVAISLRRRLGHAARRPALDEHIVVVNGRRRVLGLVVDRVSGDEHVEDARVEAPAAETPVIEGLVALPSGVLLIHDVDALLTDREEASLDASLSG
- a CDS encoding cupin domain-containing protein, whose product is MSEPPLAALRALVSAAASEPAEATVSLRDRLLASRTRKGRYGLFVDRVARLFDLPVPETEALLARIESDEAWGPFLVPGTAIIPVVAGPRRAGAIATMVRVAPGVTFPEHTHRGVETMVVVDGGFVEAGSPVETWRGEEITRDDGTSHALVGLPGVPCVAAVLITGHADFA
- a CDS encoding putative DNA-binding domain-containing protein, with amino-acid sequence MSTEKIQRLIARACLGREGAELSFEGIAREDAAALTPSRLRLYRRLVRHNVTSVIGAMLARTKARLEVHAPGELGRSVDAFLDEVGPRTPHLRDVPSEFLAFAAPRWRADTRLPRWLADHAELELLDFTIGVAPRAKAPEGLLDVTADRPLVFAEPLALTRLAWAVNALANDAAAEPEERPVHILVYRDAVHVARFLELTPLAAAILERLVAGEPLGPAVAAAAGSALDADVLAGAARLLADLGERGVLLGARDA
- a CDS encoding DUF692 domain-containing protein translates to MARATAAPGGRTRAGLACGGGGARDGRGRRATGGGARDGRGRSVRGGGRIAGVGVGLRWELLDEMLEVPPAVSFVEVSPENYMGRGGYYDEALERVKEVWPIVTHGLTMSVGGTDPLRGDYLAGLRAFIARVGSPWHSDHLCFSSAEGVILHDLLPLAFKAGEVERIADRIKQAQDAIGVPFAIENVSSYLHPGTRDMDEAEFIARVCERAGCGLMLDVNNAYVNATNFGFDVDAWMRTVPLDRVVQIHVAGHEWFDEEDGRIIIDTHGADVDDAVLALLERTLERTGPVPVLLERDQAIPPLATLLEEVRTLEAIYERATKKAAAR